In Elusimicrobiota bacterium, one DNA window encodes the following:
- a CDS encoding class I SAM-dependent methyltransferase — protein sequence MNEGLLERPRVESRGFGVGALDRWLGRVLAGKLEGLRRGRLELVDEAAGTSRVFGEAADRAFAQARLTVRRPRFYARALLGGSVGAGESYAEGDWTADDLTALIRIFVANREALNALDSGWGAVRRPLERALHRLRRNSIEGSRENIRAHYDLGDDFFAQFLDETWMYSCGIFPREDSTLLEASTEKNDRICRKLRLAPADHLLEIGTGWGGFALHAARNYGCRVTTTTISTAQHDRARARIKAAGLEGKITLLKEDYRHLRGQYDKLVSIEMIEAVGLDNLEVYFKTCSDRLKPDGSMLLQSILIRDQYYDAARNAVDFIQKHIFPGSGIPSVSAIAGAVARRTDLFLAHQEDLTPHYARTLEAWSDRLAANREKVLALGYPETLYRLWQFYFGYCEGGFQEKSIGVGQFLFTKPDFRGAALLGDL from the coding sequence ATGAACGAAGGTTTGTTGGAGCGGCCCCGGGTGGAAAGCCGGGGATTCGGGGTCGGCGCCCTGGACCGTTGGCTGGGCCGGGTGTTGGCCGGGAAACTGGAAGGGCTTCGCCGGGGCCGATTGGAATTGGTCGACGAGGCGGCCGGGACTTCCCGGGTCTTTGGCGAAGCGGCGGACCGGGCCTTCGCCCAGGCGCGGCTCACGGTCCGGCGTCCCCGTTTCTACGCCCGGGCGCTTTTGGGCGGCAGCGTGGGGGCGGGGGAGAGTTACGCCGAAGGCGATTGGACGGCGGACGATTTGACCGCCTTGATTCGCATTTTCGTGGCGAACCGCGAGGCCTTGAACGCCCTGGACAGCGGCTGGGGCGCGGTGCGACGGCCCCTGGAGCGGGCGCTTCACCGCCTGCGCCGCAATTCCATCGAAGGGTCCCGGGAAAACATCCGGGCCCACTACGACCTGGGCGACGACTTTTTCGCCCAGTTCCTGGACGAGACCTGGATGTATAGTTGCGGCATATTCCCCCGGGAGGACAGCACGCTTCTGGAGGCCTCCACCGAGAAGAACGACCGGATTTGCCGGAAGCTCCGGCTCGCGCCCGCTGACCACCTGTTGGAAATCGGCACCGGCTGGGGCGGGTTCGCCCTCCACGCCGCGCGGAATTACGGCTGCCGCGTGACCACCACGACCATCTCGACGGCCCAGCACGACCGGGCGCGGGCGCGGATCAAGGCCGCCGGGCTTGAGGGGAAAATCACCCTGCTCAAGGAGGACTACCGCCACCTTCGGGGACAATACGACAAGCTGGTGTCCATCGAAATGATCGAGGCCGTGGGATTGGACAACCTGGAGGTTTATTTCAAAACCTGCTCGGACCGCCTCAAACCCGACGGGAGCATGTTGTTGCAATCCATCCTGATCCGCGATCAATACTACGACGCGGCCCGGAACGCCGTGGACTTCATTCAAAAGCACATCTTCCCGGGCTCCGGCATTCCCAGCGTGTCGGCCATCGCCGGCGCCGTGGCCCGGCGGACCGATCTGTTTTTGGCCCACCAGGAGGACCTGACCCCCCACTACGCCCGGACGCTGGAGGCCTGGAGCGACCGCCTCGCGGCCAATCGGGAAAAGGTGCTGGCCCTGGGTTATCCGGAAACCCTCTACCGCCTTTGGCAATTTTATTTCGGCTACTGCGAGGGCGGGTTTCAGGAAAAAAGCATCGGCGTGGGGCAATTTCTTTTCACCAAGCCCGATTTCCGCGGCGCGGCGCTCCTGGGGGACCTTTGA
- a CDS encoding DUF1365 domain-containing protein, whose translation MIQSALYHGRVRHRRFEPVGNEFAYSVFYFYLDLAEIPSLFRLPGLFSFNRRGLFAFHRADYLGDPARPLDAEVRDRVEKETGRRPAGPIRLLTQIRTFGHCFNPVSFYYCFDAAGARVDFVVAEITNTPWKERHAYVLRCSGAEGTQQFEFDKAFHVSPFMDMAQRYRWNFSAPGPDLFVHMDNVPLGGADRMFDATLRLKRTPWSPGAVAASLLFYPASTLKTVLMIHWQAMRLWLKRAPFFPHPAGVKP comes from the coding sequence ATGATCCAAAGCGCCCTTTACCACGGCCGGGTGCGCCACCGGCGGTTTGAGCCCGTGGGCAACGAATTCGCCTATTCGGTTTTCTATTTCTATCTGGATCTGGCGGAAATACCGTCGCTCTTCCGGCTCCCCGGTCTTTTTTCCTTCAACCGCCGGGGGCTCTTCGCTTTTCACCGGGCGGATTATTTGGGCGACCCGGCCCGGCCCCTGGACGCGGAAGTGCGGGACCGGGTGGAAAAAGAAACCGGGCGGCGTCCCGCGGGGCCCATCCGGCTTTTGACCCAAATTCGAACCTTCGGCCACTGCTTTAACCCCGTGAGCTTCTATTACTGCTTCGACGCGGCGGGCGCCCGGGTGGACTTCGTCGTCGCGGAGATCACCAACACGCCCTGGAAGGAGCGCCACGCCTACGTTCTCCGGTGCTCGGGGGCGGAGGGGACCCAGCAATTCGAGTTCGACAAGGCCTTTCACGTGTCGCCGTTCATGGACATGGCCCAGCGCTACCGGTGGAACTTCAGCGCGCCCGGGCCGGACCTGTTCGTCCACATGGACAACGTGCCCTTGGGCGGCGCCGACCGGATGTTCGACGCGACGCTCCGGCTGAAGCGGACGCCCTGGAGCCCCGGGGCCGTGGCCGCCTCCCTGCTTTTTTACCCGGCGTCGACGCTCAAGACGGTTTTGATGATCCATTGGCAGGCGATGCGGTTGTGGCTGAAGCGGGCTCCTTTTTTTCCCCACCCCGCCGGAGTAAAACCATGA
- a CDS encoding FAD-dependent oxidoreductase produces MKIAIVGSGISGLVCAHYLSRRHEVRVFEAGDYVGGHTNTIALHRASGDHRVDTGFIVFNDWTYPHFIRLIQELGVESQPSSMSFSVHVESTGLEYNGTDLNRLFIQRRNLFRPSFYGMIRDIVRFNREAPTLLDRPGEEITLGQYLSQGGYSREFVNHYIVPMGAAVWSSSVEKMRSFPARCFIQFFKNHGMLSVNDRPQWRVIRGGSRTYVEAITARLKNPVELNTPVTAVRRTPQGVVVTTGGPAGERSEEFDHVILASHSDQSLQVLTDPTHREKEILSVFGYQENRTTLHTDTAVLPELRAAWASWNYRVPARAQGRVAVTYDMNVLQTIQSPETFCVSLNMDDRLAPASVIRKILYHHPVFTTAAVAAQKRWAEISGPDLRTHYAGAYWGYGFHEDGVKSGLRVCESLGIVP; encoded by the coding sequence ATGAAAATCGCCATTGTCGGTTCCGGCATTTCGGGCCTGGTGTGCGCCCATTATTTGTCCCGGCGGCACGAGGTGCGGGTGTTCGAGGCCGGGGACTACGTCGGCGGACACACGAACACGATCGCCCTTCACCGCGCGTCGGGCGACCACCGGGTGGACACGGGGTTCATCGTGTTCAACGACTGGACCTACCCCCACTTTATCCGGTTGATCCAGGAGCTGGGGGTGGAATCCCAGCCGTCCTCCATGAGCTTCAGCGTGCACGTGGAATCCACGGGGCTGGAATACAACGGCACGGACTTGAACCGCCTGTTCATCCAGCGGCGCAATCTATTCCGCCCGTCGTTTTACGGCATGATTCGGGACATCGTGCGCTTCAACCGCGAGGCGCCGACGCTCCTGGACCGCCCGGGGGAGGAAATCACCCTCGGGCAATACCTGTCTCAAGGGGGATACTCCCGGGAATTCGTCAATCATTACATCGTGCCCATGGGGGCGGCGGTCTGGTCCTCCAGCGTGGAGAAAATGCGGAGTTTTCCCGCCCGGTGCTTCATCCAATTTTTCAAGAACCACGGCATGTTGTCGGTGAACGACCGCCCCCAGTGGCGGGTGATCCGGGGCGGGTCCCGGACGTACGTGGAGGCGATCACGGCCCGGCTCAAAAACCCGGTGGAACTCAACACCCCCGTGACCGCGGTGCGGCGGACCCCCCAGGGCGTGGTCGTGACGACCGGCGGCCCGGCCGGCGAGCGGTCGGAGGAATTCGACCACGTGATTCTGGCGTCCCATTCGGACCAGTCGCTCCAGGTCCTGACCGACCCGACGCACCGGGAAAAGGAAATCCTGTCGGTCTTCGGCTACCAGGAAAACCGCACGACCCTTCACACGGACACGGCGGTTCTGCCCGAGCTCCGCGCCGCCTGGGCCAGTTGGAACTACCGGGTGCCCGCCCGGGCCCAGGGCCGGGTGGCCGTGACCTACGACATGAACGTTCTTCAGACGATCCAGTCCCCCGAGACTTTTTGCGTGTCGCTCAACATGGACGATCGACTGGCCCCGGCGTCGGTGATCAGGAAGATCCTTTACCACCATCCGGTCTTCACCACGGCGGCGGTGGCCGCCCAAAAGCGCTGGGCGGAAATCAGCGGCCCCGATTTGCGCACCCACTACGCGGGAGCCTATTGGGGCTACGGTTTTCACGAAGACGGCGTCAAAAGCGGCCTTCGGGTGTGCGAGAGCCTCGGCATCGTACCATGA
- a CDS encoding DUF1109 family protein yields the protein MQTHELIQDLSAQSFPAPDVRRWALAVWIGGTGLVLALSLALLPFRQDLHVRMADGAYRAQTVLSFFAFFVASAVAYRSSFPARLTRRDILWGWVPPLLLLALVLYRLTPSAFAAEFAGELTYRRGGCGVVIFSIGLLESGLLLFLARRGAPTRLGLTAAWIAVAAGGLGLFVTQFFVCYLENAFHLLLWHFAPVFLLIGILPRWGNRWLRW from the coding sequence ATGCAAACCCATGAGTTGATTCAGGATCTTTCGGCCCAATCGTTCCCCGCTCCGGACGTCCGGCGCTGGGCCCTGGCCGTTTGGATCGGCGGGACCGGCCTCGTCCTGGCCCTGTCCCTGGCGCTCCTTCCCTTTCGGCAGGACCTTCACGTGCGAATGGCGGACGGGGCCTACCGGGCCCAGACGGTGCTCAGTTTCTTCGCCTTTTTTGTGGCCAGCGCGGTGGCCTACCGCAGTTCCTTCCCCGCGCGGCTGACCCGCCGGGACATCCTTTGGGGGTGGGTGCCGCCGCTTTTGTTGTTGGCCCTGGTGCTTTACCGTCTGACGCCCTCCGCCTTCGCCGCGGAATTCGCGGGGGAACTGACCTATCGCCGGGGCGGCTGCGGCGTGGTCATTTTTTCCATCGGTTTGCTGGAATCCGGCCTGCTCCTGTTTTTGGCCCGGCGGGGCGCTCCCACCCGGTTGGGCCTTACGGCCGCCTGGATCGCCGTGGCGGCGGGCGGGCTGGGATTGTTCGTTACCCAATTTTTCGTGTGCTATCTGGAAAACGCCTTCCACCTCCTGTTGTGGCATTTCGCTCCGGTGTTCCTGTTGATCGGGATTCTCCCCCGTTGGGGAAACCGCTGGCTGCGGTGGTGA
- a CDS encoding sigma-70 family RNA polymerase sigma factor, whose amino-acid sequence MARLVRGYLMKSRSRAIPVETVEDLVQDVLVAVHRKKHLYDPSQPALPWIFAIARYRLIDHARALSARPPATTLEDIPESALAGDEVLDRGLEVEELLEGLTENQRRAVILAKLEGRPLAEVGARLGLSLSAVKVTIHRALGALRRKAKKDDDANP is encoded by the coding sequence GTGGCCCGCCTGGTGCGGGGCTACTTGATGAAATCCCGTTCCCGGGCCATCCCCGTGGAAACCGTGGAGGATTTGGTTCAGGACGTGTTGGTGGCCGTCCACCGGAAAAAACATCTTTACGATCCGTCCCAGCCGGCCTTGCCCTGGATTTTCGCCATCGCCCGCTACCGGTTGATCGACCACGCCCGGGCGCTCTCGGCCCGACCGCCGGCGACGACCCTGGAGGACATTCCCGAAAGCGCCCTGGCGGGCGACGAGGTGTTGGACCGGGGGCTGGAAGTGGAGGAGCTGTTGGAAGGCCTGACGGAGAACCAGCGGCGGGCCGTGATCCTGGCCAAATTGGAGGGACGGCCCCTGGCCGAGGTGGGCGCCCGGCTGGGCCTTTCCCTGTCCGCGGTCAAAGTGACGATCCACCGGGCCCTCGGGGCCCTGCGCCGAAAGGCGAAAAAGGACGACGATGCAAACCCATGA
- a CDS encoding PilZ domain-containing protein, with protein MISDQRSHNRVSFFVGGDIYKESEGEKIGRVIIRDISYGGLCIETLEPWDSGQTAYLDFEIAGRFAFRRVPVVVARSTKNGGSYVTGLNFHRGEDRRKVRHALTFTIESSS; from the coding sequence ATGATTTCGGATCAACGATCGCACAACCGCGTGAGCTTTTTCGTCGGGGGGGACATCTACAAGGAAAGCGAAGGGGAAAAGATCGGCCGCGTCATCATCCGCGACATCAGCTACGGCGGCCTCTGCATCGAAACCCTGGAGCCCTGGGATTCCGGGCAGACGGCTTATTTGGATTTTGAGATCGCCGGCCGCTTCGCCTTCCGCCGGGTGCCGGTGGTGGTGGCCCGAAGCACCAAAAACGGCGGAAGCTACGTGACGGGACTCAACTTCCACCGGGGCGAGGACCGCCGCAAAGTGCGCCACGCCCTCACCTTCACCATCGAAAGCTCCAGCTGA
- the tadA gene encoding tRNA adenosine(34) deaminase TadA: MRAALLEARRAYKAEEVPVGAVVVQDGKILARGRNRIRGRRDPTAHAEILALRAAGEKLKRERLIEAVLYTTLEPCAMCAGALVLARVKRVVFGAHDPKAGAGGSVMDLLRHPKLNHRMEVSGGLLAGTSRRLLRQFFKARRPK; the protein is encoded by the coding sequence AGGCGCGTCGGGCTTACAAGGCCGAGGAAGTGCCCGTGGGCGCCGTCGTGGTGCAGGACGGGAAGATCCTGGCCCGGGGCCGGAACCGCATTCGCGGCCGCCGGGACCCGACGGCCCACGCGGAGATCCTGGCCCTGCGGGCGGCGGGGGAGAAGCTCAAACGGGAGCGGCTGATCGAGGCCGTGCTTTACACCACCTTGGAACCCTGCGCCATGTGCGCCGGGGCCCTGGTGCTGGCGCGGGTCAAGCGCGTGGTCTTCGGCGCCCACGACCCCAAGGCGGGGGCGGGCGGGTCCGTCATGGATTTGTTGCGCCATCCGAAATTGAACCATCGGATGGAGGTTTCGGGGGGATTGTTGGCGGGGACGTCCCGCCGTTTGTTGCGGCAATTTTTCAAGGCACGGAGGCCAAAATGA